Within the Corticium candelabrum chromosome 6, ooCorCand1.1, whole genome shotgun sequence genome, the region GAGCTGTTTATTGTACTGATCACAGTGATTTGCTCTTTATAATGATGTTTTTTGGCAGTTGGCTGTCATATTGAGTTTTATATTTCTTGTAAATCTGGCTGCTGTCACTCTGGCTTTTGTGTACAAGGACAAGGTTGCGGATATGGAAAGattttgtgtgtcttgtgtttgttaatggtattgttgtatttgtaaCTGCAGATCAAAGACGATCTTGGTGCTGTGATGAATGGTACACTCAGTGAGTATGAGAGCAATGAAGAGATTAGAAGTGGTTGGGACAGTCTGCAAGCCGATTGGGTGAGGAgagtttggtgtgtgtgtgtgtgtgtgtgtgtgtgtgtgtgtgtgtgtgtgtgtgtgtgtgtgttgtattgttcTTTCAtgtgtttggtttgtttgacagCTTTATTGTATTGCTTTATGTAGCCAAAATGCTGTGGGATCAACGAGCCACAGGATTGGATAAGAGTGATTGACGAGATTCCTGAGAGCTGCTGTATTGATACGTCTCTTAGCTGTACAAATCCTGACTCTGAAAATGTTCGGCAAAACGTTAGTAGATTGAAGATGTAGATGATTTCTAATGGGCACAGAACATAGACAAATTCTGGTAGACATGCAGGTAcacagtgagacagacagacagactatcaggcagacagacagacagacagacagacagacagataatttattctcataaagattctacttgtacatatgctgggattttttaaatacaaatcagttcttgcaaacaaaaagtcattaactaatggacttgaccttgacagacagacagacagacagacagacagacagacagaaaaattaCTTCATGGATCATGTACATGCCCGTCAGGTTGGCTGTTTGAACACCTGAAAGCCTTGCTTGGGTGTAATATAACTGCAGATTGCTTATTCTTTATCTGTTCTGTTATTGCTCAAGGTATATTGCCTGAAGCAACCACTAAATTACTGTCTCCTTCAGGTTGACTCGAAACTAAATGGTGACATACAACCTATAGCAATCAGCGAATGTATTCGTCGCCTCAGTACCTGAGCTCTTTGTTTTCAAATGACAGCTCATTTTGCTAACTTCCTTTGTCCTATCCAGCATGGAGTCTCTGCAGAGAACGGTTCTGAACTGATTGCTCATCATATTGAACTGGCTTTATAGAGAACAACCCAGAATGGATTGTTTTAAAATCTGGCGTGAAGAATGATTTCAACTCAGTCAGCAGACAGCATTTACTTCGACAGATACAATAGTCCTTTCCAGGGCTATACAACTGCACTTTCCAGATGAATGGAGGATTCAGTTCGTTGGTCCACATGGAGGTTGCACACCTGTCACAATTTCTTCTGAAGAAGTCATCCACCAAGGCGACCCTTTGGGCCAGCTCTGTTTGCAGCAAGCTATTCATACAAACCTGAGGGACCTCCAAAAGGAATTCTCAGGAGTTACCATTCTTGCCTACCTGGATGATGTGTTTCTCTTGGGTCCTCTTGACCAAAACAGCGAGTATTTCCAAGCTCTGAAGAGGATGTTCTGTTTCATCTACCTGATTGTTTCTGTTACCAAATGTGAGATTTTCAGTCCTTCGGGTGTCCCTGATGCCTCTGGCATAGATTTACCTGAAAATCGTGAAGGTTCAATGTTCCTTGGGACACCAATCTGTTCTGCCTTCTTTGTTGAATCATTGTGCTCAGAAGTCGCTTAGTCTGGTTCTTTGCTATGTGAACAACTCACAAAATTGGACGAACCCCAGAGTGCAACATTGTTCCTTTGATATTGTCATGTTCTAAGGCCTGATCACCTGGCTTGAACAGTACGTCCCAGCATCTTGA harbors:
- the LOC134180716 gene encoding CD63 antigen-like; translation: MPALIIEVGCMVFVVAFFFCCGAILKNRCFLYTLAVILSFIFLVNLAAVTLAFVYKDKIKDDLGAVMNGTLSEYESNEEIRSGWDSLQADWPKCCGINEPQDWIRVIDEIPESCCIDTSLSCTNPDSENVRQNGCLGDINDTINNLWTWGGDVAIALLLIELFGVVMAISLGRQITMISSGNYEVV